In Herpetosiphonaceae bacterium, a genomic segment contains:
- a CDS encoding DinB family protein translates to MISDVAAFGAYFERVYERTLEVAQAVPPARIDWRPAPGELTCGEIIRHIAATELMNMRAVASGEMRYPGHHADLGTTHAAAIAYLETCHAEAQAMLRALDPQRLQLNIPGQWQDVPGWRRLLGMIEHEIHHRSQLCTYLTLLGCTPPALFGIHVEDLPT, encoded by the coding sequence ATGATCAGCGATGTTGCGGCGTTCGGCGCGTACTTCGAGCGGGTCTATGAGCGCACGCTGGAGGTAGCGCAGGCGGTGCCGCCTGCGCGTATCGATTGGCGGCCCGCGCCCGGCGAGCTAACCTGCGGCGAGATCATTCGCCACATCGCGGCGACCGAGCTGATGAACATGCGGGCGGTCGCGAGCGGCGAGATGCGCTATCCCGGCCATCACGCGGATCTCGGCACGACGCACGCGGCGGCTATCGCCTATCTTGAGACGTGCCATGCCGAGGCACAGGCGATGCTGCGGGCGCTGGACCCGCAGCGGCTCCAGCTCAATATTCCGGGCCAGTGGCAGGACGTGCCCGGCTGGCGGCGCTTGCTGGGCATGATCGAGCATGAGATCCACCATCGCAGCCAGCTTTGCACCTACCTGACGCTGCTAGGCTGCACGCCGCCCGCGCTCTTCGGGATTCATGTCGAAGACTTGCCGACGTAG